The nucleotide sequence AGGACGACTGGCTCGGCGTCGCCGTCTTCACCGCCGCCGTCTGCCTGCTCAGCGCCGCGGCCGCGCTCACCGCGCGCGAAACACATCGCGTCCCGACCGAGGACCTCGGTGTGCCGCACGTTCGGTGGGTGAAAGAGCCCACTTCGGCGACGCGTGGCGGGTGAATCCCCGCGGCCGGGGCGGCCGGAATCGATGGCGGATCCTCCCCCCGAGCCAGGCGCGCGACCGATGACGTACGCGTACGACCCCGAGATCACCCGGCCGTCCCGCTGTTGCCCAAGCCGGACCTCACCGACCCGCCCGGCACGCGGGAACAGCTGAAGGCGGTGTTCGCCGAGCGGCAGGGTTCGCACCACGCCACCCTTTGCTTAATCCTCGTCAGAACCCTGGCCAGCCTCGCCGCAGGAACACGAACGCGGCCTCCAGCGCGGCGGCGGGATCCGCCTCGACCCCGGCCAGATCCGGGACCTCCAGGACGTAGCGCGCCAGCAACCGCACGGAGAAGTCGTCCTGGCCCGATTCCTCGGCGATGACCTTCGTCAGCGCGTCCTCGCAGCCCGTCCACAGTGTCCTGGCGTAGGCGCGCAGCGCCGGGGTGGCGACCACCAGGCCGGCGACACGACGCGTCTGCGCGTCCGGATTCGGATCGAACGGGCCGCGGGTCGCGAGGAAGTCGCGCAACGCCTCGAGGATCGAGGTGCCCTCCGCCCGGTCACGCACCGCGGCGGCCAAGGCCGCTTCGCGTTCGTCACCGTGGCCGAGGATCAGCGCCTCCTTGCCCCCCGGGAAGTGCGCGAACAGCGTCGACACGGCCGTGTCCGCGGCGTCCGCGATCTCGGCGACGGTGACGTTGTCGAAGCCCCGTTTCAGGAACAGTTCTCGCGCCGCCGCCGACAGGGCCTGGCGTGTCGCCGCCTTCTTGCGTTCGCGCCTGCCCGGCTCGGTCGCTCCCATGCGTCCACCTTACATCGAAGTCACTCCGAATTCGTATTGAGTGTATCTTCGGAATGACTTCGACTTTCCGGGAGAGTGCCGTGAGCCATTGGGACGTCCACCACCTGCCGCGTGCCGACGGCAAGACCTTCCTGGTCACCGGCGGCAACGCGGGGATCGGCTATTTCGTCGCCGAACAGCTCGCCGGAACCGGCGCCACCGTGCTCCTCGGCAGCCGGGACACCACCAAGGCGGAGACGGCGATCGCTTCGATCCGTTCCTTGGTGCCGGACGCGAAACTCGGGCACCTGCGGCTCGATCTTTCCGACCTCAAGTCCTCTGTGGACACTCTCGGGATCGAACGGCTGGAAGCCGTCGTCTGCAACGCGGGTGTGCTCCTGGAAGACCAGCCGAGACAGGAGACCGCCGACGGCCTCGAACTGACCTTCGCCACCAACCATCTCGGGCATTTCGTGCTGGTACACCGGCTGATGCCCCTGCTCGAAGCAGCGGAAGCCGGTCGCGTCGTCACCACGGGCAGCTTCGTGGGCAAGTCCGCGGAACTCGACCTCGACGATCTCCAGAGCAAGCGGGATTACCAGCCCAAGCGCACTTATGCGCGTTCGAAGCTGGCGCAGATGTTGTTCGCCTTCGAGCTCGACAGGCGGCTGCGCGAGGCCGGGAGCACGGTCTTGAGCGTCGTCGACCATCCGGGCGGCGCGCTCGATTCCCTGACCCCGCCGAGGCCGGTGCACCCCGAGCCCGCCGGGCGGAAGTTCCCGGCCGGGCTTCTGTTGCAGGGCAAGGAAGCCGGCGCTTGGCCCGCGGTACGCGCGGTACTCGATCCTTCGGTGCGCGGCGGTGAGATGTTCGGGCCCCGCGTGTTCGGCCTGCGTGGTGAGCCGAGGCGGGAACCGGTCCGCGGGAAGCTCGCCGACTCCGCGCTCGCCGCCCGGTTGTGGGCGGCGAGCGCGGAGCTCACCCGGTGACGTCGGCGGAGTCCGGTTCGGACCGGCCACGGGACCGCAGGCCCAGCAGCAGGTCGATCACCAGGAACGCCAGCAGGCTGATGCCGAACAGCGGCACGAACCAGCCGATCGCGGCGGCGGCCACGAGGAGCCCCACCAGCAGTGCGGGCGGCGCCTTGCGCCACTGACCGCGCGGGATGGGCCGCCCGAAGGTCAGCCCGGTTGCGCGGGTCGGCCTGCGCCGCCACCACATGCGGTAGCCGAGCACGACCAGCGTGACCAGACCGGCGCCCAGCAGGAGCAGCACGATCTGGTTGGGCCAGCCGAAGAGCACGCCCATATGCGCGTCGATCCCCCAGCGGGCGAGCTTGGCCATCAGCGGATAGTCGCCGAACCGCACTTCGCCCAGGATCTGGCCGGTGGTCCCGTCGACCGCGACGGCGTCGACCTGCGTCGGCCAGCCACGCTCGATTTCCGCCACCTGCCACGGAGCGCCGGGTTCGGTGGGCA is from Amycolatopsis lurida and encodes:
- a CDS encoding TetR/AcrR family transcriptional regulator; the protein is MGATEPGRRERKKAATRQALSAAARELFLKRGFDNVTVAEIADAADTAVSTLFAHFPGGKEALILGHGDEREAALAAAVRDRAEGTSILEALRDFLATRGPFDPNPDAQTRRVAGLVVATPALRAYARTLWTGCEDALTKVIAEESGQDDFSVRLLARYVLEVPDLAGVEADPAAALEAAFVFLRRGWPGF
- a CDS encoding SDR family NAD(P)-dependent oxidoreductase, producing the protein MSHWDVHHLPRADGKTFLVTGGNAGIGYFVAEQLAGTGATVLLGSRDTTKAETAIASIRSLVPDAKLGHLRLDLSDLKSSVDTLGIERLEAVVCNAGVLLEDQPRQETADGLELTFATNHLGHFVLVHRLMPLLEAAEAGRVVTTGSFVGKSAELDLDDLQSKRDYQPKRTYARSKLAQMLFAFELDRRLREAGSTVLSVVDHPGGALDSLTPPRPVHPEPAGRKFPAGLLLQGKEAGAWPAVRAVLDPSVRGGEMFGPRVFGLRGEPRREPVRGKLADSALAARLWAASAELTR